A single Elephas maximus indicus isolate mEleMax1 chromosome 2, mEleMax1 primary haplotype, whole genome shotgun sequence DNA region contains:
- the LOC126070475 gene encoding olfactory receptor 14C36-like, whose product MPNSTMMMEFLLTGLSDVQELQVLHAVSFSLMYLVTIIGNFFIVLVTTLDKGLHTPMYFFLRNLSILDACYISVTVPNSCVNNLLHSSVISKAGCVAQVFLVVFFVYVELLFLTIMAHDRYVATCQPLHYPVIMNPRVCVHMTLVSILSGLVYSAFHTGITFRLPFCQSNVIHQFFCDIPSLLKLSCSDTFNNEMIILASGLGTGGGCFIFIIRSYIHIFFIVLKFASGTDRAKAFSTCIPHIIVLSIFLSSLVYIYLRPSGNSATIQDVVLSVFYSVIVPLLNPIIYSLRNEQIKCAIRKIMKKIF is encoded by the coding sequence ATGCCCAATTCCACCATGATGATGGAATTTCTTCTGACGGGGCTTTCCGATGTACAGGAACTACAAGTTTTGCATGCTGTATCCTTTTCTCTGATGTATTTGGTAACTATCATTGggaattttttcattgttttagtCACCACCCTGGACAAGGGCCTGCACACCCctatgtacttcttcctcaggaATCTGTCTATCTTGGATGCATGCTACATATCCGTAACGGTCCCTAATTCATGTGTCAACAACCTGCTTCACAGCAGTGTCATTTCAAAGGCAGGATGTGTAGCTCAGGTCTTCCTAGTGGTTTTCTTTGTCTATGTGGAGTTGCTATTCCTCACCATCATGGCccatgaccgctatgtggccactTGCCAGCCTCTCCACTACCCCGTGATCATGAACCCTCGAGTCTGTGTCCACATGACACTGGTTTCCATCCTCAGTGGTCTGGTCTACTCAGCATTCCACACAGGCATCACTTTCAGGCTCCCTTTTTGTCAGTCTAATGTTATTCATCAGTTTTTCTGTGACATCCCCTCTCTGCTGAAGCTCTCCTGCTCTGACACCTTCAACAATGAGATGATAATCCTTGCCTCTGGTCTGgggactggtggaggctgtttcATTTTCATCATCAGGTCTTACATtcacatattttttattgtgctcaaGTTCGCAAGTGGAACCGACAGAGCAAAGGCTTTTTCCACCTGCATCCCTCATATCATCGTGTTGTCTATCTTCCTCAGCTCACTTGTATACATATACCTAAGGCCATCTGGAAACTCTGCCACCATTCAggatgtggtcctttctgtgttCTATTCTGTAATTGTCCCCCTCCTCAACCCCATTATCTACAGTCTtagaaatgaacaaataaaatgtgCCATTAGgaaaatcatgaaaaaaatattttaa